TTTTAAATTTGGTGGTGTCGTATAAGACCGCAAACGAACTTTTGATCCTGCTTCATCTATTAAATCAATCGCTTTGTCAGGTAAAAAGCGATCTGAAATGTAGCGGTCGGATAATTTTACCGCCTGAATGATTGAGTCATCACTGATTGATACACGGTGATGTGCTTCATACCGATCACGTAAACCTTTCAAGATTTGAATTGATTCCTCATTCGTTGGTTCATCTACTTGTATAGGCTGAAAACGTCTTTCTAACGCAGCATCTTTTTCTATATATTTTCTATATTCATCTATAGTTGTAGCTCCAATACATTGAAGCTCCCCTCTAGCTAATGATGGCTTTAGAATATTTGAAGCATCAATTGCTCCTTCCGCTCCACCAGCACCAATTAATGTATGAAGTTCATCGATAAATAATATGATATTACCTGCTTGGCGAATTTCATCCATTACCTTTTTCAGTCTATCTTCAAATTCACCGCGATATTTAGTTCCTGCCACCACTGTGCCCATGTCTAAAGTCATTACACGCTTATCACGTAGGATTTCTGGTATTTCATTATTTACAATTTGTTGAGCTAACCCTTCAGCAATTGCAGTCTTACCAACTCCAGGTTCTCCTATTAGGACTGGGTTGTTCTTTGTGCGTCTACTTAAAACTTCAATTACACGCTGAATTTCTTTACTTCTACCAATGACAGGATCTAAGCTTCCTTCTCGGGCAATGGCTGTTAAGTCTCGTGCGAGACTATCTAATGTAGGTGTATTAGCATTCGTAGCCGCTCCTCCTTGATGACCTGATGAAGTTTCATTACTCCCTAACAGCTGAAGCACTTGTTGACGTGCTTTATTTAAGCTTACTCCTAAGTTATTTAAAACTCGAGCAGCAACTCCTTCACCTTCTCTTATGAGCCCCAGTAAAATATGCTCCGTTCCTACATAAGAATGCCCTAGCTTTCTAGCCTCATCCATAGATAATTCTATTACTTTTTTGGCACGAGGTGTGTAATGAATCGTTTGAGTTGTTTCTTGACCCTTACCGATTAACTTTTCAACTTCTTCTTGAATCTTATTAGATTCCAAACCAAGAGCAACTAACGCCTTAGCTGCAATCCCTTCACCTTCGCGAATAAGACCTAATAAAATATGCTCCGTTCCTATGTTATTATGACCTAAACGAACTGCCTCTTCCTGTGCCAATGCCAAAACTTTTTGTGCTCGCTCAGTAAATCTACCAAACATCATAATTCTCGACCTCCAAACTCATTTTGATTGCTTTTTTCCAAGCTTATTCTTTCTCTAATCAATGTTGCCCTACGAATATCACGTTCATGTGATCTTAATGGACCGCCTGCATATTGCTGAAGAAATCCAGGCTGTGTTACAATCATTAATTCATTTAAAATATTACTCGATATATCTTTTATATATCCGATATCAATGCCTAAACGAATGTCAGACAAACATTTAGCAGCTTCTTTTGTCTCCATAACGCGACTATGTGCTAATGTACCATATGAGCGGTATACCTTGTCTTCTAGTTGAATACCAGATGTTTTTACTAATGCTTCTCTTGCAGAGCGTTCTTGAGCAATGAGTTGCTGCACCACACTTTCTAGGTCATTCACAATATCAGTTTCAGATTTTCCAAGTGTTACTTGGTTTGATATTTGAAATATATTACCTAATGCTTCGCTACCTTCACCATATATTCCTCTAACAACTAGACCCAGTTGATTGATTGCTGGAATAATTCTACTCATTTGTTGGGTTAATATAAGTGCAGGTAAATGCATCATGACTGATGCCCTTAATCCAGTACCAACATTCGTTGGACAGCTAGTCAAATACCCTTTCTGTTCATCAAACGCATAGTCTACATGTGTTTCAATCCAATCATCCAACTCATTAGCTTGTTCCAGAGCTGCACTAAGCTGAAACCCAGGAAACAAACATTGAATTCGTATATGATCCTCTTCATTTATCATGATACTTACTTCTTCATTTTCTGATAAAATACAAGCCCCAAAAGGCGCATCTTCGGCTAATTGAGGACTAATGAGATGCTTTTCAACTAGTACTCTTTTTTCAATAGGCTGCATTTCATTCATCGCTAATAATTCTAGCTTCCCAAAAGATTCCGGCGCTTTTTCTTCACATACCTTTTTAAATAATTGAATGATCTTATGCGCTTCTTCGTTTGTTATGACAGTAGGAAACCATATATTTTCTATATTTCGTGCAAGTCTAATTCTACTAGAAAGTACGATATCTGATTCAGGACCATCCTCACTCATCCAGGAGCTTATTGCTTTTTGTAGAAACCGCTGAAGTGACATAGTTATCCCTCCCCCATGTCTATCTGACTTAAACTTCGTTCTAAAGCCCTAACCTTATCACGAACTTCTGCTGCTTTTTCAAACTCCTCACTGACTATATACTCCTGAAGTGTTTGTTTATATTGTTCAATTTGCTTACGTAAATGTATATTTCCACCTATCCTTGTCGGGATTTTTCCAGAATGAATTGTGTTTCCACTATGAAACCTCTTGAGTATAGGAGTTAAATGATTTTTAAACGTTTTATAACATTCAGAGCACCCAAATTTACCAATGTTTAAAAATTGAGTATAAGTCATTTTACATTTTTCACATTGAATAACCTCATTTTGATGAAATGAATTACGTTGTTTTTCTTGTAGAGAAGGTTCCATATTGAGTAGCCCTGCTATTAAGTTATTAATCGAAAAGCCTTGATTATTTGCAAGCATAAACATTTCTCCTTTTTCCTGTGCACAATGCTCACAAACGTGGGTTTCAGCTTTTTCTCCGTTGATAATTTTTGTAAAGTGTAACGTTGCAGGTCTCTTGTTACATTCTTGACATATCAATGACTTCACCTCTCCTGTCTAGATTATTAATATCACCTGAAACCTCATACCATTAATTGTATTTTAGTGATGTCAACATCGCAATGAGTATTCTAGATCGTAATTCATCTCTATCTGGAAGGCTAATATATAAGGTTGATCGATCAACAGTACTCAACATGATTTTTGCTTCTCTTTCAGTAATAACCTCTTCTTCAATTAATCGACCTATAATATTTTCAGCTATTGTTTGAGAGATTCTTGGACCAATTAACGTTAATAGTTGTTCAATTAAGTGGGTATCATCATGAGACTGCACTTTCATTATTCGTATATAGCCACCGCCACCGCGTTTACTTTCTACAATATAACCACGTTCCATTGTAAAACGTGTATT
This window of the Bacillus sp. SM2101 genome carries:
- the clpC gene encoding ATP-dependent protease ATP-binding subunit ClpC, with protein sequence MMFGRFTERAQKVLALAQEEAVRLGHNNIGTEHILLGLIREGEGIAAKALVALGLESNKIQEEVEKLIGKGQETTQTIHYTPRAKKVIELSMDEARKLGHSYVGTEHILLGLIREGEGVAARVLNNLGVSLNKARQQVLQLLGSNETSSGHQGGAATNANTPTLDSLARDLTAIAREGSLDPVIGRSKEIQRVIEVLSRRTKNNPVLIGEPGVGKTAIAEGLAQQIVNNEIPEILRDKRVMTLDMGTVVAGTKYRGEFEDRLKKVMDEIRQAGNIILFIDELHTLIGAGGAEGAIDASNILKPSLARGELQCIGATTIDEYRKYIEKDAALERRFQPIQVDEPTNEESIQILKGLRDRYEAHHRVSISDDSIIQAVKLSDRYISDRFLPDKAIDLIDEAGSKVRLRSYTTPPNLKELEQKLDEIRKEKDAAVQSQEFEKAASLRDTEQRLREQLEETKKSWKQKQGQENCEVTVEDIAKVVASWTGIPVSKLAQTETDKLLNLEEILHSRVIGQEEAVKAVAKAVRRARAGLKDPKRPIGSFVFLGPTGVGKTELARALAESMFGEEDAMIRIDMSEYMEKHSTSRLVGSPPGYVGHDEGGQLTEKVRRKPYSVILLDEVEKAHPEVFNILLQVLEDGRLTDSKGRTVDFRNTVLIMTSNVGADALRRNKFVGFNVQDENQNYKDMKGKVMDELKKSFRPEFLNRIDEIIVFHSLEKKHLKEIVTLMTEQLTKRLVEQEIALEITDAAKEKLAEEGNDLEYGARPLRRAIQKHVEDLLSEELLKGTIAKGQKVVLDVVENEFTIRFAEEISELNHL
- a CDS encoding protein arginine kinase; its protein translation is MSLQRFLQKAISSWMSEDGPESDIVLSSRIRLARNIENIWFPTVITNEEAHKIIQLFKKVCEEKAPESFGKLELLAMNEMQPIEKRVLVEKHLISPQLAEDAPFGACILSENEEVSIMINEEDHIRIQCLFPGFQLSAALEQANELDDWIETHVDYAFDEQKGYLTSCPTNVGTGLRASVMMHLPALILTQQMSRIIPAINQLGLVVRGIYGEGSEALGNIFQISNQVTLGKSETDIVNDLESVVQQLIAQERSAREALVKTSGIQLEDKVYRSYGTLAHSRVMETKEAAKCLSDIRLGIDIGYIKDISSNILNELMIVTQPGFLQQYAGGPLRSHERDIRRATLIRERISLEKSNQNEFGGREL
- a CDS encoding UvrB/UvrC motif-containing protein: MICQECNKRPATLHFTKIINGEKAETHVCEHCAQEKGEMFMLANNQGFSINNLIAGLLNMEPSLQEKQRNSFHQNEVIQCEKCKMTYTQFLNIGKFGCSECYKTFKNHLTPILKRFHSGNTIHSGKIPTRIGGNIHLRKQIEQYKQTLQEYIVSEEFEKAAEVRDKVRALERSLSQIDMGEG
- a CDS encoding CtsR family transcriptional regulator, which gives rise to MRNISDVIEQYLKSVLEMNDQDIVEIKRNEVADKFQCVPSQINYVINTRFTMERGYIVESKRGGGGYIRIMKVQSHDDTHLIEQLLTLIGPRISQTIAENIIGRLIEEEVITEREAKIMLSTVDRSTLYISLPDRDELRSRILIAMLTSLKYN